The Chitinophagales bacterium genome window below encodes:
- a CDS encoding alpha/beta fold hydrolase, with protein sequence MQQESIFIPLDNGKLHLKRIYQNEKGKPVFLLHGSIENGKIFYSNSLKGFAPYLAQKGFDVFVVDMQGRGLSTPTMSRKSKYGQVDVIKTDIPVCLQKIKELKGNVPIYGVAHSWGGVLMLAYMARFENNIKNLVLFGAKRRLTIRNVQYFKELFFGWKFLGTLLTPFYGYLPAKELKMGSDNEPRYHWKQINEWLGNNSKWIDNMDGYDYGKALAEKQLAPLLFLDGANDMLLGHTQDVKLLMSEVHHAQKDYWYLSKENGYKHNYGHVDMLTHKDAPDDYFYKIVNWMLAN encoded by the coding sequence ATGCAACAAGAATCTATTTTTATTCCATTAGATAATGGTAAACTTCATTTAAAACGTATTTACCAAAATGAAAAAGGCAAGCCCGTTTTTTTGCTTCATGGCTCTATTGAAAATGGAAAAATTTTTTATTCTAATAGTTTAAAAGGTTTTGCTCCTTATTTGGCTCAAAAAGGCTTTGATGTTTTTGTAGTAGATATGCAAGGCAGAGGACTTAGCACGCCCACTATGAGCAGAAAAAGTAAATACGGACAAGTAGATGTTATTAAAACAGATATTCCTGTTTGCCTACAAAAAATAAAAGAATTGAAAGGCAATGTGCCTATATATGGCGTAGCCCACAGCTGGGGAGGCGTGCTTATGCTTGCTTATATGGCAAGGTTTGAAAACAATATTAAAAACTTAGTACTTTTTGGTGCTAAAAGAAGATTAACTATTAGAAATGTCCAATATTTTAAGGAATTATTTTTTGGTTGGAAATTTTTAGGTACTCTCTTAACTCCTTTTTATGGTTATTTGCCCGCCAAAGAACTAAAAATGGGTAGCGATAATGAACCTCGCTACCATTGGAAACAGATAAATGAATGGTTGGGAAACAACAGCAAATGGATAGACAATATGGACGGATATGACTATGGAAAAGCCTTAGCAGAAAAACAATTAGCTCCTTTACTTTTTTTGGACGGAGCCAACGATATGCTGTTAGGACACACACAAGATGTAAAACTATTAATGAGTGAAGTGCACCATGCACAAAAAGACTATTGGTATTTGAGCAAAGAAAATGGATACAAACACAACTACGGGCATGTAGATATGCTGACCCATAAAGACGCTCCTGATGATTATTTTTATAAAATAGTTAACTGGATGCTTGCCAATTAG